A genomic segment from Flavobacterium inviolabile encodes:
- a CDS encoding T9SS type A sorting domain-containing protein — translation MKQNYPKHLFFTPFLKQCSLTVLLFVFTVAANAQISTFPWMETFEDSSPTRGSWTQIYEVNNMSWTFATSPSTGGTGVSAYEGVKFANYPGTSHLFDKTKLVSPVLNLSGVTNPTVSFHFRNPYWNPDQNWLRIFYRTSATSAWVQIAEFHSNVTAWTSSGDIALPDPSATYQIAVEVETDYGYSTTVDALVVNGVLATSEFEKAAVVKYYPNPAENVLHFSSHETVSDVAVFNLLGQKVLETKVNANEGQIDISGLASGNYVVQANTGAGKETFKMVKK, via the coding sequence ATGAAGCAAAACTATCCCAAGCATTTGTTTTTTACCCCTTTCTTAAAACAGTGCAGCCTGACTGTTTTACTATTTGTTTTTACTGTTGCGGCGAATGCCCAGATTTCCACTTTTCCCTGGATGGAAACATTTGAAGACAGTTCGCCAACCCGCGGCAGCTGGACTCAGATTTATGAAGTGAATAATATGTCATGGACATTTGCTACCTCGCCTTCTACAGGCGGAACAGGAGTGAGTGCTTATGAAGGCGTGAAATTTGCCAATTACCCGGGAACTTCCCATCTTTTTGATAAGACGAAATTAGTGAGCCCGGTATTGAACTTATCCGGTGTGACAAACCCTACGGTAAGTTTCCATTTCAGAAATCCTTATTGGAATCCGGATCAAAACTGGTTGCGAATCTTTTACAGAACTTCTGCTACTTCTGCCTGGGTACAAATTGCAGAATTCCATTCTAATGTTACTGCCTGGACTTCTTCGGGAGATATTGCACTTCCGGATCCTTCTGCAACATATCAGATCGCTGTTGAGGTAGAAACCGATTATGGTTATTCGACTACAGTAGATGCTTTGGTGGTGAATGGTGTTCTTGCAACCAGCGAATTCGAAAAAGCAGCAGTCGTTAAATATTATCCGAATCCGGCAGAAAATGTATTGCATTTTTCCAGTCATGAAACGGTTTCAGACGTAGCGGTGTTTAACCTTTTAGGTCAAAAAGTACTTGAAACGAAAGTGAATGCTAATGAAGGACAAATCGACATTTCCGGTCTGGCCAGCGGTAACTACGTTGTTCAGGCAAATACCGGAGCCGGTAAAGAGACGTTCAAGATGGTTAAAAAATAG
- a CDS encoding IS3 family transposase (programmed frameshift): MKDTTTTRVKRTQKDYNMAFKLAVVSRVEQGEMTYKQAQTVYGIQGRSTVLVWLRKYGNLDWSKPNLLFMSKSKETPAQIIKRLEKELADEKLRNKILNTMIDISDSQYGTQIRKKFFSQTIFRLREGAGISLSKSCRLFGISRQAIYQEQKRILDRESELLKVKHLVLSLRLEMPRIGTRKLYYLLSKQFDQQGVKIGRDALFGYLRREKLLVKPMKSYTKTTYSKHWLHKYENLLKECEIKRPEQVYVSDITYVKSSRKTHYLSLVTDAYSRKIMGYKLSDDMSSENVVQALKMAIQNRKSTLPLIHHSDRGLQYCSKIYQEVLAKNGITPSMTDGYDCYQNALAERINGILKNEFLFYKCKDGQTLGKLIKTAIETYNAKRPHLSLMMKTPNFIHEKTSQVNLTG; the protein is encoded by the exons ATGAAAGACACAACAACAACGCGAGTTAAGCGTACTCAAAAGGATTATAATATGGCTTTTAAATTAGCTGTAGTTTCCCGAGTTGAACAAGGCGAAATGACCTATAAACAGGCTCAAACTGTTTACGGTATCCAAGGCAGAAGTACTGTTTTGGTTTGGCTTCGAAAATATGGTAACTTAGACTGGAGTAAACCAAATCTGTTATTTATGTCTAAATCTAAAGAAACCCCGGCTCAGATTATTAAACGATTAGAGAAAGAACTGGCAGATGAGAAGCTTCGAAATAAGATCCTCAATACGATGATCGACATTTCTGATAGTCAGTACGGAACCCAGATCCGAAAAAAGT TTTTCTCCCAAACCATCTTCCGACTCCGGGAAGGAGCAGGAATAAGTTTGTCCAAAAGTTGCCGATTGTTTGGGATAAGTAGGCAAGCTATATATCAGGAACAAAAAAGAATCCTCGATCGGGAATCTGAGTTACTCAAAGTAAAGCATCTGGTTCTTTCTTTGCGATTGGAAATGCCACGTATAGGGACACGTAAACTATATTACCTACTTTCGAAGCAATTTGATCAACAGGGTGTAAAGATAGGTCGTGATGCCTTATTTGGTTATCTAAGAAGGGAGAAGTTACTTGTTAAACCAATGAAGAGTTACACTAAAACTACCTATTCTAAACATTGGCTACACAAGTACGAAAATCTTTTGAAAGAGTGTGAGATTAAACGTCCTGAACAGGTATATGTAAGCGACATCACTTATGTCAAATCATCCCGGAAAACCCATTATCTGTCTTTAGTTACTGATGCTTATAGCAGAAAAATAATGGGGTATAAGCTGAGTGATGATATGAGTTCTGAAAATGTGGTACAGGCATTAAAAATGGCTATACAGAATAGGAAATCAACATTACCCCTGATACATCACTCCGATAGAGGATTACAATATTGTTCTAAAATTTATCAGGAAGTATTAGCTAAAAACGGTATTACACCCTCTATGACTGACGGATATGATTGTTATCAAAATGCTTTAGCTGAAAGAATAAACGGAATTTTAAAAAACGAATTCTTGTTTTATAAATGCAAAGATGGTCAGACTTTAGGAAAGCTTATAAAAACAGCGATAGAAACGTATAATGCTAAAAGACCTCATTTGAGTTTAATGATGAAAACGCCTAATTTTATACATGAAAAAACCAGCCAGGTAAACCTGACTGGTTAA
- a CDS encoding T9SS type A sorting domain-containing protein yields the protein MKIKLLLLLTATFAVSGYAQCVTTIFSSDENSFAFRPDGTLWTWGRNQYGQLGDGTKLERLAPIQVVSAVGWKEIAPARMHTVGLKQDGTLWSWGNNEVGQLGAGTAPEGLVPVQVGTATDWKTISGGNLHTLALKNDGTLWGWGNNGAGELGNYQNNTNLFAPTQIGTANDWKAISASYFRSFVIKNNGTLWGCGGNQFGQLGNGNNGSQYVLTQIGTDNDWLKISAARGTHTLALKTNGTLWVWGQNDQRQLGDGTTTNRNTPFQLGTDTWLDIANGTFHSVAVKSDGTLWQWGNTIATQNGHNSVNLPVPTQVGTENDWKSVSAGSFCSFAIKNDNSLWAWGYNGNGRFGDGTTTNQLLPKLVLGCPLGTGEFTAADLNLYPNPVKDKLYWENAPAWHQYEVYSLLGQKIKGGAIASGEQAIGLDNLSSGLYLVTFYTENGQSQTFKILKD from the coding sequence TTGAAAATAAAACTACTCTTATTATTAACGGCAACCTTTGCTGTCAGCGGGTATGCACAATGTGTCACAACGATATTTTCTTCGGATGAAAATTCTTTTGCTTTTCGGCCGGATGGCACGTTATGGACATGGGGGAGAAATCAGTACGGACAATTGGGTGACGGGACAAAACTGGAACGATTAGCACCCATTCAGGTTGTATCGGCTGTTGGCTGGAAAGAAATTGCACCGGCGCGTATGCATACTGTCGGGTTAAAACAGGACGGTACTTTATGGTCCTGGGGTAATAACGAAGTAGGGCAATTAGGAGCCGGTACTGCTCCGGAAGGGCTGGTTCCCGTTCAGGTGGGAACGGCAACAGACTGGAAAACGATATCCGGAGGAAACCTGCACACATTAGCACTGAAAAATGACGGTACGTTATGGGGCTGGGGCAATAACGGAGCAGGTGAATTGGGGAATTACCAGAATAATACCAATCTTTTTGCACCCACCCAGATAGGAACGGCAAATGACTGGAAGGCAATTTCAGCCTCCTATTTCCGTTCATTTGTCATAAAAAATAACGGTACTTTATGGGGCTGCGGCGGTAATCAGTTCGGTCAGCTTGGAAACGGGAATAATGGCTCTCAGTATGTGCTCACACAGATAGGAACCGATAATGACTGGTTGAAAATTTCGGCAGCAAGAGGAACTCATACGCTGGCATTGAAAACAAACGGAACCTTGTGGGTTTGGGGACAAAACGACCAGCGGCAATTGGGTGACGGAACCACGACTAATAGAAATACGCCTTTTCAGCTGGGTACAGATACCTGGCTGGATATTGCCAACGGTACATTTCATTCGGTTGCTGTAAAATCAGACGGGACCTTATGGCAATGGGGCAATACAATTGCTACCCAGAACGGACATAATTCCGTTAACTTACCGGTTCCTACTCAGGTTGGAACGGAGAATGACTGGAAAAGTGTTTCGGCTGGTAGCTTTTGCTCGTTTGCAATCAAAAACGATAACTCCCTATGGGCATGGGGCTATAACGGCAATGGCCGTTTTGGCGACGGAACGACTACAAACCAGCTGCTTCCGAAACTCGTGTTGGGATGTCCGCTGGGAACCGGCGAATTTACGGCTGCGGATCTGAATCTTTATCCGAATCCCGTTAAAGATAAATTGTATTGGGAAAATGCTCCGGCATGGCATCAATATGAAGTGTATTCGTTGCTGGGACAGAAAATAAAAGGCGGTGCAATCGCTTCCGGAGAACAGGCAATAGGACTTGACAATCTTTCTTCCGGGTTGTATCTCGTTACGTTTTATACCGAAAACGGACAATCTCAGACATTTAAAATACTTAAAGATTAA
- a CDS encoding T9SS type A sorting domain-containing protein translates to MKRILLCSCLLLNTLAFSQNYQWQWAKSGGGNARGLNESPDAYWQSSEQIFDIITDSENNYYYLATISQGNTHIAGQPVTTYNGAVAGNDIAIFATNCEGEYLWSRIIGGSQQDTAYKLAVDNHGGIYTAVNVLNSAYEGSNLFPPRFSDNNSLPYTPIDNSQISEAWKTSFLLKYNAADGSLLWRKNLQGAVNSQNRNANAYQVAIDSNGILHLMVGYSKGTHLNGAITVPDTFSTTYQYYIVKFDAQGNLQGSPIVLPAAGTFLDYHTDFRYNENLNTYYIAGTRNNGGGTFLPLAYNNITIEGRSYVLAINAANGSERWRKEMNTTDTQFDDSRIYDLKIDSNNDIYIGGKFFNTGNAPLLFGTHTLSNNLTGNIPFILKMNSNGDVQWSKVPSAYIDPLVATGRHAAYEVALNGNEVALATHGRSSVWDAFSIDRPQGHRTDPVLIRFSKQNGNVIGLHDIMSMPGFDDAITAVTADNDGNYAVGGYFRYNLFSNNPNSIPTLLNTAGTGSYTDFFFAKLAATECGVPLSSKAFGKTSATLYPNPSTDVVYIDSPETILRYELYNLLGQRLYSNTLAQNEQSISLQNLASGTYFVKLLTRQGGSIIEKIIKK, encoded by the coding sequence ATGAAAAGAATACTACTCTGTAGCTGTTTGCTGTTAAACACCCTGGCTTTTTCACAAAATTACCAATGGCAATGGGCGAAAAGCGGCGGCGGAAATGCCAGAGGCCTCAACGAATCCCCGGATGCTTACTGGCAATCTTCGGAACAGATTTTCGACATCATTACCGATAGTGAAAACAATTACTATTACCTGGCAACTATTTCACAGGGCAATACCCATATTGCCGGTCAGCCTGTTACTACATACAACGGCGCAGTAGCCGGTAATGACATCGCAATATTCGCAACGAATTGTGAAGGGGAATATTTATGGAGCCGGATAATCGGCGGCAGTCAGCAGGACACTGCCTATAAACTGGCAGTAGACAACCATGGCGGAATTTATACAGCCGTTAATGTGCTGAACAGCGCCTATGAAGGCTCCAATTTATTCCCACCCCGTTTTAGCGACAACAACAGCCTGCCTTACACCCCGATTGACAACAGCCAGATCAGCGAGGCCTGGAAAACCAGTTTTCTATTAAAATACAATGCTGCTGACGGCAGCTTATTGTGGCGTAAAAATTTGCAGGGCGCCGTAAACAGCCAAAACCGCAATGCCAATGCCTACCAGGTAGCGATTGACAGCAACGGCATCCTACACCTGATGGTAGGCTATAGCAAAGGAACTCATTTAAATGGCGCCATTACCGTTCCCGATACCTTTAGCACTACCTACCAGTACTATATTGTAAAATTTGACGCACAGGGAAATCTGCAGGGAAGTCCTATAGTATTACCGGCAGCCGGTACTTTTCTGGATTACCATACCGATTTCAGATACAATGAAAACCTGAACACCTATTATATAGCCGGTACCCGAAACAATGGTGGCGGTACTTTTCTGCCGCTGGCATACAACAACATCACTATAGAAGGCCGATCGTATGTACTGGCTATAAATGCTGCAAACGGTTCCGAAAGATGGCGCAAAGAAATGAATACTACCGATACGCAATTTGACGACAGTCGTATTTATGATCTTAAAATAGATTCGAATAATGACATTTATATTGGCGGTAAATTCTTTAATACCGGTAATGCGCCCTTGCTTTTCGGCACGCATACACTCAGCAATAATCTTACCGGCAACATTCCTTTTATTTTAAAAATGAACAGCAACGGCGATGTACAATGGAGTAAAGTTCCGAGTGCCTATATTGATCCTTTAGTGGCAACGGGGCGGCATGCTGCCTATGAAGTAGCGCTGAATGGCAATGAAGTTGCTCTGGCTACTCATGGCCGGTCATCGGTTTGGGATGCTTTTTCTATTGACAGACCGCAGGGACACCGGACAGATCCGGTTTTGATCCGGTTCAGCAAACAAAACGGAAACGTCATCGGCCTGCACGATATTATGAGTATGCCGGGGTTTGACGACGCTATCACAGCGGTTACTGCCGATAATGACGGCAACTATGCCGTGGGCGGTTATTTCCGGTATAATCTTTTTTCCAACAATCCGAATAGTATCCCGACATTACTCAACACAGCCGGTACCGGTAGTTATACCGATTTCTTTTTTGCAAAACTGGCCGCAACCGAATGCGGCGTACCGCTGAGCAGTAAAGCGTTTGGAAAAACATCCGCAACATTGTATCCTAACCCATCGACTGATGTGGTTTATATTGACAGCCCGGAAACAATACTCCGCTATGAACTTTACAATCTTTTAGGACAGCGTTTATACAGCAATACGCTGGCGCAAAATGAGCAAAGCATTTCTTTGCAAAATCTGGCTTCCGGCACTTATTTTGTAAAACTGCTAACCCGGCAGGGAGGAAGTATAATCGAAAAAATCATCAAAAAATAA
- a CDS encoding C1 family peptidase gives MYNFSIKPVVLASALLMGLSSGFAQDNLVNALKNNASSNSKESFKFTDVINLENTSIKNQGSSGTCWSYSANSFIESEMIRMGKQPVELSQIFSARNAYVEKGKMYVRMHGAVTLGDGGAFHDVMNMYRKYGAVPQSVYTGLNYGTDKNKFSEMSAIMEGVLQAVVKNPNGELTPNWEKAYTSVVDSYLGQVPASFDYKGKKYTPQSFAKEVVGINPDDYVEISSLQEYPYYTKFTLLVPDNWAFDQVYNVKMDELTEIIDNAVKKGYTVAWAGDVSEKGFSWKNGVAFVPEKNFADMTAEEKADMFNGPKPEMKITEELRQKAFDNYTTTDDHGMHIVGIAKDQNGKEYYIVKNSWGVSNDYKGYLYMSKDFVKYKTTDFMVHKSALPAAIAKKLKV, from the coding sequence ATGTACAATTTTTCAATTAAACCGGTTGTATTGGCTTCTGCCTTACTGATGGGTTTAAGTTCCGGATTCGCACAGGACAACTTAGTAAATGCTTTAAAGAATAACGCGAGTTCAAACAGTAAAGAATCGTTTAAATTTACAGACGTAATTAATCTTGAGAACACTTCTATCAAGAACCAGGGTTCATCCGGTACTTGCTGGAGTTATTCGGCTAACTCTTTTATCGAATCAGAAATGATCCGAATGGGAAAACAGCCGGTTGAATTATCCCAGATTTTCTCTGCGCGTAATGCGTATGTAGAAAAGGGAAAAATGTATGTTCGTATGCATGGTGCCGTTACTTTAGGTGATGGTGGTGCTTTTCACGATGTTATGAACATGTACCGTAAATATGGTGCTGTTCCGCAAAGTGTTTATACCGGGTTAAACTACGGAACTGACAAAAATAAATTCTCAGAAATGAGCGCTATCATGGAAGGCGTATTACAGGCGGTTGTAAAGAATCCTAACGGAGAATTAACACCAAACTGGGAAAAAGCATATACTTCTGTTGTAGATTCTTATTTAGGCCAGGTTCCGGCTTCTTTTGATTACAAAGGAAAAAAATATACCCCGCAATCTTTCGCTAAAGAAGTTGTAGGTATTAATCCTGACGATTATGTAGAAATCTCTTCTTTACAGGAATATCCTTATTATACTAAATTCACTTTGTTAGTACCGGACAACTGGGCTTTTGACCAGGTTTACAATGTTAAAATGGACGAATTAACAGAGATCATTGACAACGCTGTTAAAAAAGGATACACTGTTGCATGGGCTGGTGACGTGAGCGAAAAAGGATTCAGCTGGAAAAATGGTGTTGCCTTTGTACCGGAGAAAAACTTTGCAGACATGACAGCAGAAGAAAAAGCAGACATGTTTAACGGTCCAAAACCGGAAATGAAAATTACCGAGGAATTACGTCAGAAAGCTTTTGACAATTATACAACTACAGACGACCACGGTATGCACATCGTTGGAATCGCTAAAGACCAGAACGGTAAAGAATACTATATCGTGAAAAATTCATGGGGTGTTAGCAATGACTATAAAGGGTATTTGTATATGAGCAAAGATTTTGTGAAATACAAAACTACAGACTTCATGGTTCACAAATCGGCTTTACCGGCGGCTATCGCAAAAAAATTAAAAGTATAA